A region from the Brassica napus cultivar Da-Ae chromosome C8, Da-Ae, whole genome shotgun sequence genome encodes:
- the LOC106420853 gene encoding uncharacterized protein At4g02000-like, with product MSAAMDKTLMAMSLEEDDDVPFVMSDLPEFSSSERNKRSLIGRLLNPDVQEMADFIFQMPRKWQKQGRVRGIALSHERFQFIFDNEHDLLEVLEKGVHTYKEWAIVVEKWEEVPPPDSLQYLPIWVQIRNIPINYQTEKAIEALGNIVGKVIVGAFDPTKARSNVYERVKVRFDVSRPLRKEKVIDLPNGEKTKVFFNYERIQKRCYTCQRLTHDQDVYPINIRRRQLEAETRRSGGCVVKKIAIPVISESDPLYGVLKENQVGINPNT from the coding sequence ATGTCGGCGGCGATGGATAAGACCTTGATGGCCATGTcccttgaagaagatgatgatgttcCTTTTGTTATGTCTGATCTTCCAGAATTTAGCTCGTCggagagaaacaaaagaagCTTAATTGGAAGATTGTTGAATCCTGATGTTCAGGAAATGGCTGATTTCATCTTTCAGATGCCACGGAAATGGCAGAAACAGGGTCGTGTCCGAGGTATAGCTCTTTCGCATGAAAGATTTCAGTTCATTTTTGATAATGAACATGATCTTTTGGAGGTTCTAGAAAAAGGGGTTCATACTTATAAAGAATGGGCGATTGTTGTTGAGAAATGGGAGGAAGTTCCACCGCCTGATTCTCTTCAGTATCTTCCTATTTGGGTTCAGATTCGAAACATTCCAATCAACTATCAAACCGAGAAGGCGATAGAAGCGCTTGGAAATATTGTGGGCAAGGTAATTGTGGGGGCCTTTGATCCTACGAAGGCAAGAAGCAACGTTTATGAAAGGGTTAAGGTGAGGTTTGATGTGTCAAGGCCTCTGAGGAAAGAAAAAGTCATTGATCTTCCAAACGGTGAAAAAACAAAAGTCTTCTTCAACTATGAGAGGATTCAGAAACGTTGTTATACTTGTCAAAGGCTAACCCATGATCAAGATGTGTATCCAATTAATATCCGGAGGAGACAGTTGGAAGCTGAAACAAGAAGATCTGGAGGATGTGTGGTAAAGAAAATAGCGATACCTGTAATCTCGGAATCTGATCCTCTTTATGGTGtcttaaaagaaaatcaagTTGGAATCAATCCGAATACATGA
- the LOC125591828 gene encoding uncharacterized protein LOC125591828, producing the protein MATGEERFIREERVKSSVKEAEKDLVLKESALEPVPMVTKDLQEGKGIVFSYPAEEIVNNTKGQGQQGEKIMDSAIRANPAMRWRTEQQSRGEVFSGNLQTSESSSSGSGSTGSRLKSFDLNLSGTSSQKFNIRKKPGKNKRNQKVNAAKEDNIQISLKEGVLIGSVEKRKATDQMGGVSKAIKQITHEAIPKEGLSKDQ; encoded by the coding sequence ATGGCAACTGGCGAAGAAAGATTTATTAGAGAAGAAAGAGTGAAGTCATCTGTAAAGGAAGCAGAGAAAGATCTGGTTCTGAAAGAATCTGCTTTGGAACCAGTTCCGATGGTGACAAAGGATTTGCAGGAAGGTAAAGGTATTGTTTTCAGCTATCCAGCAGAAGAAATTGTTAACAACACGAAAGGTCAGGGGCAGCAAGGTGAAAAAATAATGGATTCAGCTATAAGAGCAAATCCTGCTATGAGATGGAGAACAGAGCAGCAGAGTAGAGGAGAGGTTTTTTCTGGTAATTTGCAgacttctgaatcttcatcttCTGGAAGTGGTTCTACGGGTTCTAGATTGAAGTCTTTTGACCTCAATCTTTCCGGGACTTCCTCACAGAAGTTTAATATCCGTAAGAAACCGGGGAAAAACAAGAGGAATCAGAAGGTTAATGCTGCGAAGGAAGATAATATCCAGATTTCACTAAAAGAAGGTGTGCTTATAGGAAGTGTTGAGAAAAGGAAAGCGACTGATCAGATGGGTGGAGTTTCCAAAGCTATCAAGCAAATAACTCACGAGGCGATCCCGAAGGAGGGACTGTCCAAGGATCAATGA